A window of Strix aluco isolate bStrAlu1 chromosome 2, bStrAlu1.hap1, whole genome shotgun sequence contains these coding sequences:
- the USF3 gene encoding basic helix-loop-helix domain-containing protein USF3 isoform X2 gives MPEMTENETPTKKQHRKKNRETHNAVERHRKKKINAGINRIGELIPCSPALKQSKNMILDQAFKYITEMKRQNDELLLNGGNNEQAEEIKKLRKQLDELQKENGRYIELLKANDICLYDDPTIHWKGNLKNAKVSVVIPGDQVQKNIIVYSNGSQPNGNNQGASVQGITFNVGHNLQKQTANVVPVQRTCNLVTPVTISGIYPTENKPWSQTTVSPLASVQTAPAGNVLELSTPENERGVLATAPASSQSTPRSGTEQELQCSSSNAPQNDQNLPKSKNEEEGTKSTKKTLLQGISLPSSASTEASQVQQVNATCSNTHSSRSDLQESCVVSTTDTACVPSVRLSTAESFSSVNVLKSTDLVSSAGMAVTSAAEGVKAATAISTLPASPLENCWSFSGSSGVGTSDLKNMSSLTRMPSAGNTQTTWTTLQLAGNTVQPLSQTPSSIMTALLNEPVNGAGAVSSAHSRPLTTSISLNTSLPGDGQAAEQIVVTLPSCPPLPMQPLISQPQVKTQAAGNILPLNSAMQVIQMAQPVAAAVTGAPANQNVIILQPPNPAPCPPIVRAEVPSQNVSQQIVIIQAANQNPLPLLSAQPSASVRVPVNGPTAIANSSSSVQNASLPQTFGGKHLVHILPRPSSLPSSSSTQTFSVTMSGQQHPQTISLNGQLFALQPVMSSSGASNQAPMQIIQPTTSEDPNTNVALNTFGALANLNQSISQMAGQSCLHLSLSHPTNPTTVNNQIATVNCVSLPTSVASSVPAEVSVLTSASTSINASPKKVAAGLPSSAKSKRTNKKPSTKKHQAVNSKVSCPAAPCKDAGKVDCAPVETVAKHSNGEGLPENAPAVSVSHVLTTSQASSVVASSGVSVSECPSKETANSEQAAKTCSVPEPSAAEAPASSPLASAVSEPQALVPPPAKDAAPRQQARGSQNRPPPTSSASSESPKPCEPPSTLTSSRSEAHVTHSQVAGTSAAQSSTVGHTSKAGTISEPCDVAQDSSVVMQDADLLGGQGLTKMLSDLTKERTAVEKPSSFTVQGEHSNFPMENSKSAEPNVDLPEKQDLLLMNTEGDPLPQHHSCISDQEVVNASLMASRQADSPMSTSSGSSRGFSVASMLPDTTREDVTSSTSTSTCNSCTFSEQTDIVALAARAIFDQENLEKGGGGIQVNMRDAISKSTEVAPLEREQQPFKPQPVKENNTGPLEATPSKFSAQDTVQTNVDRQVEKPSCSVGGVVTSNTSLQISTSQSASITSLSVNNLIHQSRIVHPLVSCSSLSQSSEPASVPATVSLSLPSSTYVNQSPGPTMMSDYAQEQLNAIRASTMQAPQLQEPHLKQQNHEGRKDSAKRAVQDDLLLSTAKRQKQCQTAPIRLEGMALMNRTPESIADQTQMLVGQIPPNSSNSVASVSNQGHTDGLNRLFPPNSNFVMPALRQTDVQCGSQPSISEQQGQAGQHLQPIQHVPAQGISHLHSNHPYLKQQQQAGQLRERHHLYQLQHHVTHGENSVHSQPHGVHQQRTIQQEVQMQKKRNLIQGTQATQLSLQQKHHGSDQTRQKGGQPHPHHQQMQQQMQQHFGASQPEKNCENPATSRNHHNHPQSHINQDIMHQQQQDVSSRQQGSASEHVSGHNQMQRLMTSRGLEQQMVSQASIVTRPSDMTCTPHRQERNRVSSYSAEALIGKTPSNSEQRIGISLQGPRVSDQLEMRSYLDVSRNKGLVIHNMQGRLSVDHAVGSDVQRLSDCQTFKPAGPSQQPTGNFDVQASRNSEIGNSVSSLRGMQSQAFRIGQNTGPSLERQKRLPYQPVQGIPTGNALPSRENENTCHQSFMQSLLAPHLGDQVSGSQRSIPEHQRNTQCGASSTIEYNCPPARESVHIRRDGDGPSRESCDMSIGAINTRNSSLNIPFSSSSSSGDIQGRNTSPNISVQKSNPMRMTDSHGTKSHMNTPVSSNMHGVVRPTHPHPAVSHGNGDQGQPSVRQPNSSVTQRSRHPLQDNGGSKIRQPERNRSGNQRHGNVFDPSLPHLPLSTSGSMILGRQQSAIEKRGSIVRFMSDGPQVSNDNAAPDQHTLSQNFGFPFIPEGGMNPPINANASFIPPVTQPSATRTPALIPVDPQNTLPSFYPPYSPAHPTLSNDISIPYFPNQMFPNPSTEKPSSGSLNNRFGSILSPPRPVGFAQPSFPLLPDMPPMHMTNTSHLSNFNLTSLFPEIATALPPDGSAMSPLLSIANTSASDSSKQSSNRPAHNISHILGHDCSSAV, from the exons ATGCCAGAGATGACAGAGAATGAGACACCTACTAAGAAGCAACATCG aaagaaaaaccgGGAGACACATAATGCAG TGGAGAGACATCGAAAGAAGAAGATTAATGCTGGGATAAACAGAATTGGAGAACTCATTCCCTGCTCTCCAGCACTTAAGCAG agcaaGAACATGATCCTGGATCAAGCCTTTAAGTatataacagaaatgaaaagacagaatgATGAACTTCTGTTAAATGGAGGGAACAATGAACAGG CTGAAGAGATAAAAAAACTCCGGAAACAGTTGGATGAACTgcaaaaggaaaatgggagatACATTGAACTACTGAAAGCAAACGATATTTGCCTGTACGATGACCCGACGATCCACTGGAAGGGAAATCTCAAAAATGCAAAGGTCTCGGTTGTTATTCCTGGTGATCAGGTTCAAAAGAACATTATTGTCTATTCAAACGGGAGTCAACCCAACGGAAATAACCAGGGAGCATCTGTCCAGGGAATAACGTTTAATGTTGGTCATAATTTACAAAAGCAAACAGCCAATGTTGTGCCAGTCCAGAGAACTTGCAACCTCGTGACTCCTGTGACAATTTCTGGTATTTACCCCACAGAAAACAAGCCATGGTCACAAACTACAGTGTCTCCGCTGGCATCAGTTCAGACAGCTCCAGCAGGGAACGTTCTTGAGCTCTCCACCCCAGAAAATGAGCGAGGCGTGCTCGCCACTGCTCCTGCCAGCTCACAGAGCACACCTCGATCCGGAACAGAACAGGAACTACAGTGTTCTTCAAGTAACGCACCACAGAATGATCAAAATCTCCCCAAAAGTAAAAATGAGGAGGAGGGCACTAAATCAACAAAGAAAACACTCCTGCAGGGAATCAGCCTTCCTTCCAGTGCCTCCACGGAAGCCTCCCAAGTTCAACAGGTGAATGCAACCTGCTCAAATACACACAGTTCTAGGAGTGACCTTCAGGAAAGCTGTGTTGTTTCAACCACGGACACAGCTTGTGTGCCCTCCGTGAGACTGTCTACTGCGGAAAGTTTTTCCTCTGTAAACGTCCTCAAAAGTACAGACTTAGTAAGTAGTGCTGGAATGGCTGTGACTTCTGCAGCAGAAGGAGTTAAGGCTGCGACGGCAATAAGCACTCTGCCTGCCAGTCCCCTAGAGAACTGCTGGTCTTTTTCAGGCTCTTCAGGTGTTGGCACTTCAGACTTGAAAAACATGAGTAGCCTTACACGGATGCCTTCAGCTGGAAACACACAGACCACGTGGACAACTCTGCAGCTAGCAGGAAATACTGTCCAGCCACTAAGCCAAACGCCATCCAGTATCATGACTGCACTATTAAACGAGCCAGTTAACGGTGCTGGGGCTGTATCTTCTGCTCACAGCAGGCCTTTGACTACAAGTATCAGTTTGAATACTTCTCTGCCTGGGGATGGCCAGGCAGCTGAACAGATTGTAGTTACCTTGCCCTCATGCCCACCCTTACCTATGCAGCCATTAATCAGCCAGCCACAGGTTAAAACTCAGGCTGCAGGAAATATCCTTCCATTAAATTCAGCTATGCAGGTGATCCAGATGGCTCAGCCAGTCGCGGCCGCTGTTACAGGAGCGCCAGCGAACCAGAATGTCATCATTCTCCAGCCTCCAAACCCCGCTCCGTGCCCTCCGATTGTGAGAGCGGAAGTACCCAGCCAAAATGTTAGTCAGCAAATTGTAATTATACAAGCTGCTAATCAGaatcctcttcccctcctctccgcTCAGCCTTCTGCTTCTGTAAGAGTTCCTGTGAACGGGCCGACTGCAATCGCGAACTCTAGCAGCTCCGTACAAAACGCCTCTCTTCCACAGACTTTCGGAGGGAAGCACCTTGTCCATATATTACCAAGACCATCTTCTTTGCCATCTTCTAGCTCTACGCAAACGTTTTCAGTTACAATGTCTGGTCAACAGCATCCTCAAACTATCTCATTAAACGGGCAGCTTTTTGCGTTGCAGCCTGTGATGTCTTCATCTGGAGCTTCAAATCAAGCCCCTATGCAAATTATTCAACCCACCACCAGCGAAGATCCAAATACCAATGTTGCCCTCAATACATTTGGTGCTTTAGCTAACCTCAATCAAAGCATATCGCAAATGGCCGGACAGAGCTGCTTGCACTTGTCTCTCAGCCACCCTACCAATCCCACAACTGTCAATAACCAGATTGCCACAGTTAACTGCGTGTCGTTACCGACTTCTGTGGCATCTTCGGTACCTGCAGAGGTTTCAGTATTAACTAGTGCATCTACTTCAATAAATGCTTCCCCAAAAAAAGTGGCTGCTGGCTTGCCATCCAGTGCAAAATCAAAAAGGACAAACAAAAAGCCAAGTACAAAGAAACACCAAGCAGTCAACAGTAAAGTGTCCTGCCCAGCAGCTCCTTGCAAAGACGCAGGGAAGGTGGATTGTGCTCCCGTGGAAACGGTGGCAAAGCATTCAAACGGCGAGGGGCTGCCTGAAAACGCTCCAGCGGTATCGGTCTCACACGTTTTAACGACGTCGCAGGCGAGCAGTGTTGTAGCATCGAGTGGCGTCAGCGTTTCTGAATGTCCTTCCAAAGAGACTGCGAACTCCGAACAGGCAGCCAAAACCTGCTCTGTCCCTGAGCCAAGCGCAGCAGAGGCGCCCGCTTCCTCACCGCTGGCGTCCGCGGTGTCTGAGCCACAGGCGCTCGTCCCGCCGCCTGCCAAAGATGCTGCCCCTCGCCAGCAGGCCCGTGGGTCTCAGAACCGTCCTCCACCAACCAGCTCTGCCTCCTCAGAGTCTCCCAAACCCTGTGAACCCCCCAGCACCTTAACGTCCTCTCGTAGCGAAGCACATGTGACACATTCTCAGGTCGCTGGGACgtcagcagcacagagcagcacagtggGTCATACTTCCAAGGCAGGAACGATTTCGGAGCCCTGCGACGTCGCGCAGGATTCCTCAGTGGTAATGCAAGACGCGGACTTGTTAGGAGGACAGGGTCTAACCAAAATGCTGTCTGATCTCacgaaagaaagaacagctgTGGAAAAACCCTCTTCATTTACTGTTCAGGGGGAACATTCTAATTTTCCCATGGAAAACTCTAAATCAGCAGAACCAAATGTTGATTTGCCTGAGAAGCAGGACCTCTTGCTAATGAACACAGAAGGTGATCCTCTCCCCCAGCATCACTCCTGCATTTCTGACCAGGAAGTAGTCAATGCTTCCCTTATGGCTAGCAGGCAGGCAGACTCCCCCATGTCAACTAGCTCTGGCAGCAGTCGGGGCTTCTCCGTCGCGTCTATGTTGCCAGATACCACCAGAGAAGACGTCACTAGCAGCACCTCAACCAGTACATGTAACAGCTGCACGTTTTCAGAACAGACTGACATTGTAGCTCTTGCAGCAAGAGCTATTTTTGACCAAGAAAACCTTGAGAAAGGTGGCGGAGGAATACAGGTGAACATGAGGGATGCCATCTCTAAGTCGACTGAGGTTGCACCTTTGGAGAGAGAGCAACAGCCTTTTAAACCTCaaccagtgaaagaaaacaacacaggGCCGTTGGAAGCGACACCGAGCAAATTCAGTGCTCAAGATACAGTACAGACAAACGTCGATAGGCAGGTTGAAAAGCCAAGCTGCTCTGTGGGAGGTGTGGTAACATCAAACACTTCTTTGCAGATTTCCACTTCCCAGTCGGCAAGCATAACCAGTTTAAGTGTGAATAATCTGATACACCAGAGTCGCATTGTCCATCCCCTTGTGAGTTGCTCCAGTTTATCCCAGTCTTCAGAGCCAGCGAGCGTCCCTGCAACTGTGAGCCTCTCCCTTCCATCTAGCACATACGTCAATCAGTCTCCAGGGCCCACCATGATGAGTGACTATGCTCAGGAACAGCTGAATGCCATTCGGGCAAGCACCATGCAGGCTCCCCAGCTGCAGGAACCACACTTAAAGCAGCAAAATCACGAAGGTCGCAAAGACTCCGCCAAGAGAGCTGTTCAGGATGACCTCCTGCTTTCTACGGCAAAAAGGCAGAAGCAGTGCCAGACAGCACCCATAAGGCTCGAAGGGATGGCGTTGATGAACCGGACGCCAGAGAGCATTGCCGATCAAACGCAGATGCTCGTCGGTCAGATTCCTCCTAACTCATCCAATTCAGTGGCATCAGTGAGCAATCAAGGGCACACCGATGGCCTTAATAGGTTATTCCCACCTAACAGCAACTTTGTAATGCCAGCTTTGAGACAAACTGACGTCCAGTGTGGTTCTCAGCCCTCAATTTCCGAGCAGCaaggccaggcagggcagcactTGCAGCCGATTCAACATGTTCCTGCTCAAGGCATATCTCACCTTCACAGTAATCATCCGTActtaaagcagcagcagcaggccgGTCAGTTAAGAGAAAGGCACCACTTGTATCAGCTGCAGCACCACGTCACACACGGGGAAAACTCAGTCCACTCTCAACCCCACGGTGTCCACCAGCAGCGAACAATACAGCAGGAGGTGCAGATGCAAAAGAAACGAAATCTCATCCAGGGAACACAAGCCACACAACTTTCTCTACAGCAAAAACACCACGGGAGTGATCAAACACGGCAAAAAGGTGGTCAGCCTCATCCACACCACCAGCAAATGCAGCAGCAGATGCAGCAGCACTTTGGAGCTTCCCAGCCTGAAAAGAACTGTGAAAATCCTGCAACAAGCAGAAACCACCATAACCATCCTCAGAGCCATATAAATCAGGATATTATGCATCAACAGCAACAAGATGTTAGCAGCAGACAGCAAGGTTCGGCTTCTGAACACGTGTCAGGGCACAATCAGATGCAAAGACTGATGACCTCAAGGGGCTTAGAGCAGCAAATGGTGTCCCAGGCAAGTATCGTAACCAGACCATCAGATATGACGTGCACCCCTCACAGGCAGGAAAGAAATAGAGTTTCCAGCTACTCTGCCGAGGCACTGATTGGGAAGACGCCCTCCAATTCAGAACAGAGAATAGGAATATCTCTTCAAGGCCCTAGGGTTTCTGACCAACTTGAAATGAGAAGCTATCTTGATGTTTCTAGAAATAAAGGGTTGGTGATTCATAATATGCAGGGCCGCTTATCTGTTGACCATGCAGTTGGCTCAGACGTGCAGCGGCTTTCTGATTGTCAGACGTTTAAACCAGCTGGACCCAGTCAACAGCCAACAGGCAATTTCGATGTACAGGCTTCAAGAAACAGCGAAATTGGTAACTCAGTGTCATCCCTCAGGGGAATGCAGTCGCAAGCATTTCGAATCGGTCAAAATACTGGGCCATCCCTAGAGAGACAGAAGAGATTGCCCTACCAGCCAGTGCAGGGTATTCCAACAGGAAATGCCCTGCCGTCaagggaaaatgaaaacacatgcCACCAAAGTTTTATGCAGAGTTTACTTGCCCCTCACCTTGGAGATCAGGTGAGTGGAAGCCAAAGATCAATCCCAGAACATCAAAGGAACACGCAGTGCGGTGCCTCCTCCACAATCGAGTACAACTGTCCCCCAGCGCGAGAGAGCGTCCACATCCGAAGAGACGGTGATGGCCCAAGTAGGGAGAGCTGTGACATGTCTATTGGTGCAATTAACACGAGGAACAGTTCTTTGAATATTCCTTTTTCAAGTTCTTCTTCCTCGGGAGACATTCAGGGTCGCAATACAAGCCCGAACATCTCTGTGCAGAAGTCCAATCCCATGAGGATGACAGACAGTCACGGAACTAAGAGCCACATGAATACGCCTGTTTCTAGCAACATGCATGGGGTGGTGAGGCCAACTCACCCTCACCCTGCAGTGTCTCACGGAAACGGTGACCAAGGGCAACCTTCCGTTCGTCAGCCAAATTCTTCAGTTACTCAGCGGTCGAGGCATCCTCTGCAAGATAACGGAGGTTCTAAAATACGTCAGCCCGAAAGGAACCGATCTGGAAATCAAAGGCATGGAAACGTCTTTGACCCTAGTCTTCCCCACCTTCCCCTGTCCACCAGCGGCAGTATGATCCTTGGGCGCCAGCAGTCTGCGATAGAAAAAAGAGGAAGCATTGTCCGATTTATGTCTGATGGCCCTCAAGTGTCTAACGATAACGCGGCCCCTGACCAACATACCCTCTCTCAGAATTTTGGATTCCCTTTTATCCCGGAGGGAGGCATGAATCCACCGATAAATGCCAACGCCTCTTTCATCCCACCGGTCACTCAGCCCAGTGCCACTCGAACACCGGCTCTAATCCCGGTCGATCCTCAGAATACGCTGCCGTCCTTCTACCCGCCTTACTCGCCTGCCCACCCTACCCTTTCCAACGACATCTCCATCCCATACTTTCCCAATCAAATGTTTCCTAACCCAAGCACGGAGAAGCCGAGTAGCGGGAGTTTAAACAATCGATTTGGATCCATTTTGTCTCCTCCCAGGCCTGTTGGTTTTGCTCAGCcaagttttcctttgcttccagaTATGCCGCCGATGCACATGACCAACACGTCGCACTTATCCAATTTTAACTTAACGTCTTTGTTTCCAGAAATAGCCACAGCTCTTCCTCCAGATGGTTCAGCAATGTCGCCTTTGCTTTCCATTGCAAACACATCTGCTTCAGATTCTTCCAAGCAGTCCTCAAACCGACCTGCCCACAATATAAGCCATATTCTAGGTCACGACTGCAGCTCAGCTGTATGA